Below is a genomic region from Methanophagales archaeon.
ATTAAGACAACAGTAGTATTGAATACTATCTTCTCCCGGTCCCTTTCATATACGCCCCACGGGGCTTCTGCGCACCATGTATCATTACATATAAGCGCATATTCGGTGTGACCTCCCGTCCCAGCGCATGCATACGTGTATAGTTCGTCCGTCACAATCTCGCAATTCGCCTCTATCGTGCCTACGAACTTGCCTGAAATGCTTGGATATGGATTAGCTGGTTGTCCTGTGTCAAATTCAAATGTTGGCACCGCGAAATAAATCTCAAATGGCTCCATAAGCGGATGATAATCTTCGTCACCATCTATGCTATAGGGAGTATCGCCAATTCCATCGGTATTTGCATCCGAACCAGTATAATTGTCCCAGTAATTACCCATGTAATTCGTATATGTTGAACCTTTGTATGTGTATGTTATCTCCTCTGTTGAATTCCATATGTTTGCTAAACCAAAAGAATAAGCGTTGCATGTGTTGTTTATGAAGTTGTTGGCGTATATTATGTTGTCATTTGAATCTATGATGAGTATGCCACCCCAGATGTTTGAACTGATATTGTTATTTGATATTAAGCAGTTATCACTCTCAAATAATTCAATTCCAACATTTGTATTTGTGAGTTCAGAATTCATGACCGTGATGTTTGTGCATCCAACGAGTATTACCTGCCCGGCATTATGAACGAGTTCATCCGCTTCATCCTCAAGATAAACAAGCGGTTTTCCGTTTACTGTATTATCTTCCACAATGTTCCCGTATAAATAAGTCCCGGCATGTAAACCACCGTTTATGAATTTGTTGTTTCTTATCCTGTTTTCGTATGAGTCATAAAGCGCTATGCCAGCTCCTTTGCTTGAGCTGATGGTGCTATCTGATATGTGGTTATTGTTTGAATTCCCAAGTTCTATGCCATTCCCGTTGTTTGAGCTGATGGTACTATTTGATATGTAGT
It encodes:
- a CDS encoding right-handed parallel beta-helix repeat-containing protein → ENSNNNRISDSTISSNNGTGIELGNSNNNHISDSTISTNNGNGIELGNSNNNYISNSTISSNNGNGIELGNSNNNHISDSTISSSKGAGIALYDSYENRIRNNKFINGGLHAGTYLYGNIVEDNTVNGKPLVYLEDEADELVHNAGQVILVGCTNITVMNSELTNTNVGIELFESDNCLISNNNISSNIWGGILIIDSNDNIIYANNFINNTCNAYSFGLANIWNSTEEITYTYKGSTYTNYMGNYWDNYTGSDANTDGIGDTPYSIDGDEDYHPLMEPFEIYFAVPTFEFDTGQPANPYPSISGKFVGTIEANCEIVTDELYTYACAGTGGHTEYALICNDTWCAEAPWGVYERDREKIVFNTTVVLMPHEQYNVTLITGSYPQIHHNKTLTMPYGEITCTKFIDANGKVYHDWIPAIKLKKSDWESQRS